In the Coriobacteriia bacterium genome, one interval contains:
- a CDS encoding hydrolase Nlp/P60 — protein MHISMKRKAALAFVLSAALALTLFPVSAGAVTAAQKQAEVQSVSAQLNALNEELSLAVDDYNLANRNHDQAVAEAEDCQQRINDAQAKINALQTRIETRATSMYRSGSMTYLDVLMGVGSFDDFATVWDTLNTLNAEDADLVVSSKQAKAELDAAKADLDAKQAEAQRQLEIAESYKSEIESKTAQYQSIYNGLSSEYQELLAQEQAAQEQAAAAASAAYFPSVSSSSSSGGGSSSKGSSSSRPSANLGGSSAVERAYSAIGLPYVYGASSPSAFDCSGLVSWALTGSFGHAYVSQDFWSMPEVSDPQPGDVVACHAGHCGLYIGNGQMIEAPHTGATVRISSVRGKIVRP, from the coding sequence ATGCATATTTCCATGAAGCGTAAGGCGGCCCTGGCTTTCGTGCTGTCTGCGGCACTTGCCCTGACGCTTTTCCCCGTGAGTGCCGGTGCTGTGACGGCCGCGCAGAAGCAGGCCGAGGTTCAGAGTGTCTCCGCGCAGCTCAATGCGCTCAATGAGGAGCTTTCCCTCGCAGTCGATGATTACAACCTTGCCAACCGCAATCACGACCAGGCTGTTGCCGAGGCAGAGGATTGCCAGCAGCGCATCAACGATGCCCAGGCGAAGATCAACGCACTGCAGACGCGCATCGAGACGCGCGCCACGTCGATGTATCGTTCTGGCTCCATGACCTATCTCGACGTGCTCATGGGCGTGGGCTCCTTCGACGACTTCGCAACCGTGTGGGACACGCTCAACACGCTCAATGCGGAAGATGCCGATCTTGTCGTGAGCAGCAAGCAGGCCAAGGCCGAGCTCGATGCTGCCAAGGCGGATCTCGATGCCAAGCAGGCCGAGGCCCAGCGCCAGCTCGAGATTGCCGAGTCCTACAAGAGCGAAATCGAGTCCAAGACCGCTCAGTACCAGTCGATTTACAACGGTCTGAGCTCCGAGTACCAGGAGCTTCTCGCTCAGGAGCAGGCAGCTCAGGAGCAGGCCGCGGCCGCCGCAAGCGCGGCATACTTCCCCTCGGTTTCCAGCAGCTCGAGCAGCGGTGGTGGAAGCTCGAGCAAGGGTAGCAGCTCCTCGCGTCCGAGCGCCAACCTCGGTGGTTCCAGCGCGGTCGAGCGCGCCTACTCGGCCATCGGTCTTCCGTATGTCTACGGTGCGAGCAGCCCGAGTGCCTTCGATTGCTCTGGTCTCGTAAGCTGGGCCCTGACGGGCAGCTTCGGTCACGCCTACGTCTCGCAGGATTTCTGGTCCATGCCCGAGGTGAGCGATCCGCAGCCGGGCGATGTCGTTGCATGCCATGCGGGCCACTGCGGCCTCTACATCGGCAACGGCCAGATGATCGAGGCACCGCATACGGGAGCCACCGTGCGCATTTCCAGCGTGCGTGGCAAGATCGTGCGCCCGTAG
- a CDS encoding ABC transporter permease, which produces MSKIIYFLKESIVSSRRNLGTTIGGIVTIFLSLLMIGVTIIISMMIGNLATSFEDEVNVRLYISDEATDEQISSLDSYLKTLENDAGNIASVEFRNKDQVLEDFQRQTANNPDIVNQLDGNPLPRTYVITLRDTHKVQDTVNAILGSETFTAIADNPSDPSDSIKYGQGTVERLFAVTNVIRYACIVAVVLLVFISLVFLNNTIRLAILARRREISIMRLVGATNGFIRGPFVMEGALQALVGAVFAIIVLSLVRVTVFPALENMVSFLPLTVDPGVYSAIYIVLIIAGVLIGMLGSAIAMRRYLKV; this is translated from the coding sequence ATGTCTAAGATCATCTACTTCCTCAAAGAGTCCATCGTCAGCTCGCGCCGCAATCTCGGCACGACGATTGGCGGTATCGTCACCATTTTCCTGTCACTCCTCATGATCGGCGTGACCATCATCATCTCGATGATGATCGGCAACCTCGCCACCTCGTTCGAGGATGAGGTCAACGTGCGTCTCTACATTTCCGATGAGGCGACCGACGAGCAGATATCGAGTCTCGACAGCTATCTCAAGACGCTCGAGAACGATGCCGGTAACATCGCCTCGGTGGAATTCCGCAACAAGGACCAGGTTCTCGAGGACTTCCAGCGTCAGACCGCCAACAACCCCGATATCGTGAATCAGCTCGACGGCAACCCGCTGCCGCGTACCTACGTCATCACCTTGCGCGATACGCACAAGGTCCAAGACACGGTGAACGCGATTCTCGGCAGCGAGACCTTCACGGCGATTGCCGATAATCCCAGCGATCCGTCCGACTCCATCAAGTACGGTCAGGGCACGGTCGAGCGCCTCTTCGCCGTCACCAACGTCATCCGCTACGCATGTATCGTCGCGGTCGTCCTGCTCGTGTTCATCTCGCTGGTCTTTCTCAACAACACGATTCGCCTCGCGATTCTTGCCCGCAGGCGCGAGATTTCGATCATGCGGCTCGTCGGCGCGACCAATGGCTTCATTCGCGGGCCGTTTGTGATGGAAGGCGCCCTGCAGGCGCTCGTCGGCGCCGTGTTCGCCATCATCGTGCTCTCGCTCGTGCGCGTGACGGTGTTCCCCGCGCTCGAGAACATGGTGAGCTTCCTGCCGCTCACGGTCGATCCGGGCGTATACTCCGCGATTTACATCGTGCTCATCATTGCCGGCGTGCTCATCGGCATGCTGGGCTCGGCCATCGCCATGCGCCGCTACCTCAAGGTATAG
- a CDS encoding peptide chain release factor 2: MADNHAQELAALRERIEKMGSYLHIDDKREQLAGLEGQSAQAGFWDDQEHAQSIMSKAAALRDEIAEYDNAVSLLEDAETANELAMEGDDELEGEVIESIRTLTSNADALELSSWFDDELDSGDCIVTINPGQGGLEAQDWTEMLFRMYTRYAERKNWKVTVNDAPAGEAIGLDRATFTVSGHNAYGMLKSEQGVHRLVRISPTDAKKRRQTTFGGVEVLPVLPDDIEVEIDEGDLRIDVYHSSGHGGQGVNTTDSAVRITHLPTGIVVTCQNERSQLQNKATAMGILRSKLYELEQEKRANALDELRGPKHEISFGNQIRNYVLYPYQMVKDLRSGVETGNVDAVFDGDIDEFVVGYHQWRVSEAS, from the coding sequence ATGGCAGACAATCACGCACAGGAGCTCGCGGCACTGCGCGAGCGTATCGAGAAGATGGGCTCGTACCTGCACATCGACGACAAGCGCGAGCAACTCGCCGGCCTTGAAGGCCAATCGGCACAGGCGGGTTTCTGGGATGACCAGGAGCACGCCCAGTCAATCATGAGCAAGGCCGCGGCGCTGCGTGACGAAATCGCCGAGTACGACAACGCCGTCTCGCTTCTCGAGGATGCCGAGACGGCAAACGAGCTTGCGATGGAGGGTGACGACGAGCTTGAGGGCGAGGTCATCGAGTCCATCAGAACGCTTACGTCCAATGCCGACGCGCTCGAGTTGTCCTCGTGGTTCGACGACGAGCTCGACTCCGGTGACTGCATCGTGACGATCAATCCGGGCCAAGGCGGACTTGAGGCCCAGGACTGGACCGAGATGCTCTTCCGCATGTACACGCGTTACGCCGAGCGCAAGAACTGGAAGGTCACCGTCAACGACGCCCCTGCCGGCGAGGCTATCGGCCTCGACCGTGCGACCTTCACCGTGAGTGGGCATAACGCCTACGGCATGCTCAAGAGCGAGCAGGGCGTGCACCGTCTCGTACGCATTAGCCCGACGGATGCCAAGAAGCGTCGTCAGACCACCTTCGGTGGTGTCGAGGTTTTGCCTGTTTTGCCCGATGACATTGAGGTCGAAATCGACGAAGGGGACTTGCGCATCGACGTCTACCACTCCTCGGGCCACGGTGGCCAGGGCGTCAACACGACCGACTCCGCCGTGCGCATCACGCATCTGCCCACGGGCATCGTCGTCACCTGTCAAAACGAGCGCTCCCAGCTCCAGAACAAGGCCACGGCCATGGGCATTTTGCGCTCCAAGCTCTACGAGCTCGAGCAGGAGAAGCGCGCCAACGCGCTCGACGAGCTGCGCGGCCCCAAGCACGAGATCTCCTTCGGCAATCAGATCCGCAATTACGTGCTCTACCCATACCAAATGGTCAAGGATCTGCGTAGCGGTGTTGAGACGGGCAACGTGGACGCGGTCTTCGACGGCGACATCGACGAGTTCGTCGTTGGCTACCACCAATGGCGCGTCAGCGAAGCGAGCTAG
- a CDS encoding XRE family transcriptional regulator, translated as MQKSDIRNKIGFRIKELRKQHGLTQDKFALMTGINRSYLADIEKGNRNFGFDTLVKIVRGFGITFSEFFKGI; from the coding sequence ATGCAGAAGTCTGATATAAGGAACAAAATCGGTTTCCGAATCAAAGAACTTCGTAAGCAGCATGGACTTACGCAAGATAAGTTCGCCCTCATGACTGGAATCAACCGCAGCTATCTTGCAGATATCGAAAAGGGAAACAGGAATTTCGGTTTTGACACGCTCGTGAAAATCGTGCGTGGCTTTGGCATCACGTTCTCGGAATTCTTCAAGGGAATCTAG
- a CDS encoding hydrolase Nlp/P60 has protein sequence MSTILNRRAFIGSFIALGALCTVNPTQALGTSAAQKQAEVHTVKAQLEAMAEDVSAAGDRYHQAMDAYDDATARVEEAQATITEMSERIGSLQNRLDVRATAMYRSGSTSYLDVLLGVTTFEDFATVWDTLNALNAEDADLVASTKVTKATLESAQGELVAQQQRAAEQLSSAEAYMSQVLAKQNEYDRIYNNLSAEYRQILAEQEAAEAQASARAPQEFVPSAVQVVPAMPAAPSEPSGSDDSGGGGGGGSSSNSGASSSITEVSSGSGSAPDLPTNGSVLDYAYSKLGYPYVWGAKGPDAFDCSGFVAWCYRQIGMSLPSYTESLYAVASARFSPSEARPGDVLYKPGHVGISTGGISCIEAMGTRWGVVESCRGGWTAALRF, from the coding sequence ATGTCTACTATTCTCAATCGCAGGGCATTCATCGGCTCGTTCATCGCTCTGGGCGCGTTATGCACCGTTAATCCCACGCAAGCACTCGGCACGTCCGCCGCGCAGAAGCAGGCGGAAGTCCATACCGTCAAGGCCCAGCTCGAGGCCATGGCAGAGGACGTTTCCGCTGCCGGCGACCGTTACCATCAGGCCATGGATGCCTATGACGACGCGACGGCACGGGTCGAGGAAGCACAGGCCACCATCACCGAGATGTCGGAGCGCATCGGCTCGCTGCAGAATCGCCTCGACGTGCGCGCCACGGCCATGTACCGTTCGGGATCGACCTCGTATCTCGACGTGCTTTTGGGTGTGACCACCTTCGAGGATTTCGCGACCGTATGGGACACCCTCAACGCCCTTAATGCCGAGGACGCTGATCTCGTGGCCAGTACCAAGGTCACGAAGGCGACACTCGAGTCTGCGCAGGGCGAGCTTGTCGCGCAGCAGCAACGTGCTGCCGAACAGCTCTCCTCTGCCGAGGCGTACATGAGCCAGGTGCTCGCCAAGCAGAACGAATACGACAGGATTTATAACAACCTGAGCGCGGAATATCGCCAGATACTCGCCGAGCAGGAAGCGGCCGAGGCGCAGGCGAGTGCGCGTGCACCGCAGGAGTTCGTACCGAGCGCGGTGCAGGTGGTTCCCGCGATGCCTGCTGCGCCTTCCGAGCCGAGCGGTTCAGATGACTCAGGCGGTGGTGGGGGAGGGGGCTCCTCGAGCAACTCGGGCGCATCCAGCTCCATCACGGAGGTGTCTTCCGGCTCGGGGTCTGCACCAGACTTACCCACGAACGGCAGCGTGCTCGATTACGCGTACTCGAAGCTGGGATATCCGTACGTATGGGGCGCGAAAGGCCCCGACGCCTTCGATTGCTCGGGCTTTGTCGCGTGGTGTTATCGCCAAATCGGCATGTCGCTTCCGTCCTACACCGAATCGCTCTACGCGGTTGCTTCGGCACGCTTCAGTCCAAGCGAGGCACGGCCCGGCGACGTGCTCTACAAGCCTGGTCACGTGGGGATTTCCACGGGTGGCATTAGCTGCATCGAAGCCATGGGCACGCGTTGGGGCGTCGTCGAGAGCTGCCGAGGAGGATGGACCGCAGCACTGCGATTCTAG
- a CDS encoding transketolase produces the protein MAQTIATREGYGETLVELVKEGYDIMAVEADLSGSTTTKKLQDLDPKRLVNVGIAEQNMIGVASGLSLVGKTVFTGSFAAFGTGRCYDQIRNTVCYAGLNVKVAPTHAGISVGPDGGSHQMLEDVSLMRGLPGMNVLIPADYWAAKQAVRIAATTPGPFYIRLGRAKVPTVYEEGTVLELGKSYVLREGTDVTLVAGGIEVAQALLAADELAKDGISAEVIDVFSVKPFDKPTLLASIEKTGCVVTCEEHSTVGGLGSAVADIIGENYPVPLERVGVRDMFGTSGEPDELLAEYGLDAAGIVTKARAAIARK, from the coding sequence ATGGCACAGACTATCGCGACCCGTGAGGGCTATGGCGAAACGCTCGTCGAGCTCGTCAAAGAAGGTTATGACATCATGGCCGTCGAGGCCGACCTATCCGGCTCCACCACCACCAAGAAGCTCCAGGACCTCGATCCCAAGCGTCTCGTTAACGTGGGTATTGCCGAGCAGAACATGATTGGCGTCGCCTCGGGTCTCTCGCTTGTTGGCAAGACCGTCTTTACCGGTAGCTTTGCCGCCTTCGGTACGGGCCGCTGCTACGATCAAATCCGCAATACCGTTTGCTACGCGGGCCTCAACGTCAAGGTCGCCCCGACGCATGCGGGTATCTCCGTGGGTCCGGACGGCGGCAGCCACCAAATGCTCGAGGACGTGAGCCTCATGCGTGGTCTGCCGGGCATGAACGTGCTCATTCCGGCTGACTACTGGGCTGCCAAGCAAGCCGTCCGCATCGCGGCAACCACGCCCGGTCCCTTCTACATCCGCCTTGGTCGCGCCAAGGTCCCCACCGTATACGAAGAGGGCACCGTGCTCGAGCTTGGCAAGTCGTACGTGCTGCGTGAGGGTACGGACGTCACGCTCGTTGCGGGTGGCATCGAGGTCGCGCAGGCGCTCCTCGCCGCTGATGAGCTCGCGAAAGATGGTATATCGGCCGAGGTCATCGACGTGTTCAGCGTCAAGCCCTTCGACAAGCCCACGTTGCTGGCGAGTATCGAGAAGACCGGCTGCGTTGTGACCTGCGAGGAGCATTCCACGGTTGGCGGTCTGGGTTCGGCGGTCGCCGATATCATCGGCGAGAACTACCCCGTGCCCCTCGAGCGCGTCGGCGTGCGTGACATGTTCGGCACGAGCGGTGAGCCTGACGAGTTGCTCGCGGAGTACGGCCTGGATGCCGCCGGCATTGTTACCAAGGCCCGCGCTGCCATCGCCCGCAAGTAG
- a CDS encoding transketolase encodes MEEIEARANNMRKNIIKMLKEAGSGHPGGSLSATDIVASLYFGGVMNYSEDDPQHPERDYFILSKGHAAPVLYAALAELGLVPDDELLTLRKLHSRLQGHPDSKKLPGVEVSTGSLGQGLSIAAGVALGMRIDRQNEGGPKRRVFTLLGDGEIEEGQVWEAAMFAAHYELDNLVAIVDNNNLQIDGDVRDVAGLDGISSKFQSFGWQTIEVDGHDVSAVITALKTATLLEGSPVCIVAHTVKGKGVSFMENQAGWHGKAPNEEQARDALAELEGKE; translated from the coding sequence GTGGAAGAGATCGAGGCGCGTGCGAACAACATGCGCAAAAACATCATCAAGATGCTTAAAGAGGCCGGTAGCGGTCACCCTGGTGGGTCGCTTTCGGCCACGGATATCGTTGCGTCGCTCTACTTCGGCGGCGTGATGAACTACTCCGAGGATGACCCGCAGCACCCTGAGCGCGATTACTTCATCCTCTCGAAGGGCCATGCCGCGCCAGTGCTCTACGCCGCGCTTGCCGAGCTTGGCCTCGTCCCCGACGACGAGCTGCTCACGCTGCGCAAGCTGCACAGCCGTCTGCAAGGCCATCCCGACTCCAAGAAACTTCCCGGCGTCGAGGTCTCGACCGGATCGCTCGGCCAGGGCCTTTCGATTGCCGCGGGCGTCGCGCTTGGAATGCGTATCGACCGCCAGAACGAGGGTGGCCCCAAGCGCCGTGTCTTCACCCTGCTCGGCGACGGCGAAATCGAGGAGGGCCAGGTCTGGGAAGCGGCCATGTTCGCCGCGCATTACGAGCTCGATAACCTCGTCGCCATTGTCGACAACAACAACCTGCAAATTGACGGTGACGTACGCGATGTCGCCGGTCTCGATGGCATCAGCTCGAAGTTCCAGTCCTTTGGCTGGCAGACGATTGAAGTCGACGGCCACGACGTTAGCGCCGTCATCACCGCACTCAAGACGGCGACGCTTCTCGAAGGGTCGCCCGTCTGCATCGTTGCCCATACCGTCAAGGGCAAGGGCGTCTCGTTCATGGAAAACCAGGCAGGCTGGCACGGCAAGGCTCCCAACGAAGAGCAGGCCCGTGATGCGCTTGCCGAGCTTGAGGGGAAGGAGTAG
- the ftsE gene encoding cell division ATP-binding protein FtsE, which produces MPAATEAVGSYADLALDENAKQNLGPVVISMRNVTKVYPAQPNRPALANITLDIRSGEFLFLVGHSGSGKSTFIRMLNREIVPTNGELVVAGENLRTIKNWRIPYLRRSVGCVFQDFKLLPNKTAFENVAFALEVIGKSRHVIRTQVPEVLRLVGLEDKMDKLPDQLSGGEQQRVSIARSIVNRPPILICDEPTGNLDPQTSLGIMRLLERINRTGTTILVATHDREMVDQMRRRVLALENGTLVRDQKKGVYGYDV; this is translated from the coding sequence ATGCCCGCGGCTACCGAAGCCGTTGGCTCCTACGCCGACCTTGCGCTCGACGAGAACGCGAAGCAAAACCTCGGCCCCGTTGTCATCTCGATGCGCAACGTCACGAAGGTGTACCCCGCGCAGCCCAACAGGCCTGCGCTCGCCAATATCACGCTTGATATCCGCTCGGGTGAGTTCCTCTTCCTCGTTGGTCATTCCGGTTCGGGCAAGTCGACTTTCATTCGCATGCTCAACCGCGAGATTGTGCCCACGAATGGCGAGCTCGTCGTCGCTGGCGAGAACTTGCGCACCATCAAGAACTGGCGCATCCCGTACCTGCGTCGTAGCGTCGGCTGCGTGTTCCAGGACTTCAAGCTCCTGCCCAACAAGACGGCATTCGAGAACGTTGCCTTCGCACTCGAGGTAATCGGCAAATCACGTCACGTCATTCGCACGCAGGTACCCGAGGTCCTGCGTCTCGTCGGCCTCGAGGACAAGATGGACAAGCTGCCCGACCAGCTTTCCGGTGGCGAGCAGCAGCGTGTTTCCATCGCCCGCTCAATCGTCAACCGCCCGCCGATCCTCATTTGCGACGAGCCGACTGGTAACCTCGATCCGCAGACCTCGTTGGGCATCATGCGTCTGCTCGAGCGCATCAACCGCACGGGCACGACCATTCTCGTCGCCACGCATGACCGCGAGATGGTCGATCAGATGCGTCGGCGCGTGCTCGCACTCGAGAACGGCACCCTCGTCCGCGATCAGAAGAAGGGAGTGTACGGTTACGATGTCTAA
- a CDS encoding polyprenyl synthetase, which produces MRNTMVNHIFEKFLNERTAAFDSYMAEFFGEGTHPDMWRYLYGPLSEFSNNAGKRHRPLICMLACKAVGGDDDMARAAGAAIEHFHTAALIHDDIADESQLRRGKPCLHHQIGEGLAINAGDLALSLVTGTVLVDDSLSDAVKLRVLKELVDMTTRTIEGQALDIGWARDERFDITVEDYLTMAAHKTAFYSGGVPLAVGAIIGGGSELQIETLRAYGMSTGLAFQIQDDLLNLVGTEEATRKDFRGDITEGKRTLVVVHALEHTDGAVHDELIDILSSKETDPARLEHAVQIMQEAGSIDFAREHAIKLAHDHQDELKDVLPVSPVRKLLVSMGDFFVSRLN; this is translated from the coding sequence ATGCGCAACACCATGGTCAATCATATCTTCGAGAAATTCCTGAACGAGAGGACGGCGGCCTTCGATAGCTACATGGCGGAGTTCTTTGGCGAGGGCACGCATCCCGACATGTGGCGCTATCTCTACGGGCCGCTTTCCGAGTTCTCGAACAATGCGGGCAAGCGGCATCGCCCGCTCATCTGCATGCTCGCATGCAAGGCAGTCGGTGGTGACGATGACATGGCGCGTGCCGCCGGTGCGGCCATCGAGCATTTCCATACCGCTGCGCTCATTCACGACGATATCGCCGACGAGTCCCAGCTCAGACGCGGCAAGCCATGCCTGCATCATCAGATTGGCGAGGGTCTCGCCATCAACGCGGGCGATCTTGCACTTTCGCTTGTTACGGGTACGGTGCTCGTCGATGATTCGCTCTCCGATGCCGTCAAGTTACGCGTGCTCAAAGAGCTCGTCGATATGACGACGCGCACGATCGAGGGCCAGGCGCTCGATATTGGCTGGGCGCGTGACGAGCGTTTCGACATCACGGTCGAGGACTATCTGACCATGGCCGCCCATAAGACCGCGTTCTACTCGGGCGGCGTGCCGCTTGCCGTCGGCGCCATCATCGGTGGCGGCAGCGAGCTGCAGATCGAGACCCTGCGCGCCTACGGCATGTCGACGGGCCTGGCATTCCAGATTCAGGACGACCTGCTCAACCTCGTCGGCACCGAGGAGGCCACGCGCAAGGATTTCCGTGGCGACATCACCGAGGGCAAGCGTACGCTCGTCGTCGTGCATGCGCTCGAGCATACGGATGGCGCCGTGCACGACGAACTCATCGACATCCTCTCCTCGAAGGAGACGGATCCCGCTCGTCTCGAGCATGCCGTGCAGATCATGCAGGAGGCAGGCTCGATTGACTTTGCGCGAGAGCACGCCATCAAGCTCGCGCACGATCATCAGGACGAGCTCAAGGACGTTCTGCCCGTCAGTCCCGTACGCAAGCTGCTTGTTTCGATGGGCGACTTTTTCGTAAGCCGATTGAACTGA
- a CDS encoding peptidoglycan-binding protein, protein MRTIGRNDHGAAVEDVQRRLRVMGYELAVDGAYLQRTCDAVKMFRQSEGLPPGDFVDQQAWAALVDASFALGDRMLYLRMPHFHGADVRSLQTILEVLGFVVGKSDGIFGAHTERALRDFQLSVGITDDGIAGNTTFDAIERLRHAWEGKEPTSAEGAQMGFARAAEALEKMEACFYGLDETGRGVASRIANLARATFEGAHVMSADTLEAFPPSNMLMVGVTSVEVDGQDGIPLIEFSDDFMFPRRISIALSSAKATPRRVIIEVPDHGYSDATGTVTGERWEQHLAVLLLDAFCASFS, encoded by the coding sequence ATGAGGACGATTGGCCGCAACGATCACGGTGCCGCCGTGGAAGACGTGCAGCGACGTTTGCGCGTCATGGGCTACGAACTTGCCGTCGACGGTGCGTATCTCCAACGCACCTGCGATGCGGTCAAGATGTTCAGGCAGTCCGAGGGGCTGCCGCCGGGCGATTTCGTCGATCAGCAGGCATGGGCGGCCCTGGTGGATGCGAGCTTCGCGCTCGGCGACCGCATGCTCTACCTGCGCATGCCCCATTTTCACGGGGCCGACGTGCGCTCGCTGCAAACGATCCTCGAGGTGCTTGGCTTCGTCGTCGGCAAGTCCGACGGCATCTTTGGCGCGCATACCGAGCGCGCCCTGCGCGATTTCCAGCTCAGCGTCGGAATCACGGACGACGGCATCGCGGGCAACACCACTTTCGATGCGATCGAGCGCCTGCGCCACGCTTGGGAGGGCAAGGAGCCGACGAGTGCCGAGGGCGCGCAGATGGGCTTTGCGCGTGCGGCCGAGGCGCTCGAGAAGATGGAGGCGTGTTTCTACGGGCTGGACGAAACCGGCCGTGGCGTTGCCTCGCGTATCGCCAACCTCGCCCGTGCGACCTTCGAGGGCGCGCACGTCATGAGCGCCGATACACTCGAGGCGTTTCCGCCCTCCAACATGCTCATGGTGGGCGTGACTTCCGTCGAAGTTGACGGCCAAGATGGCATTCCGCTCATCGAGTTCTCCGACGATTTCATGTTCCCCCGCCGCATCAGCATTGCCTTGTCTTCGGCGAAGGCGACGCCGCGCCGTGTCATCATCGAGGTACCCGATCACGGCTATTCGGATGCAACGGGTACCGTGACGGGCGAGCGCTGGGAGCAGCATCTCGCCGTCCTTCTGCTCGACGCCTTCTGCGCTTCGTTTTCGTAG